AGTCTTTCGCGATTGTTGTTTGGGCTCCAAACTCCTTCGTTATTAGCTGCGAATTCAGGTCGAATCTCAAGGCTAAATATCCCTTTATTGTTTCGTGATTGTACTGTTCATCCGTGTTACTGTTCATACGTCACTATTCATCCGTTACTGTTCACTCGTTGTTTCGTTAGTATTGTTGCTGTTATTGCGTcataaaatcacaaaaacaagCCTTTGTTTTCGCTATTCTGTTTTTGTTAGTTGCTGAAATTCGAGTCTTAAATCGTCccatttaatttgttaatttcttCCGCGTTTTATATCATTTGTGGTAATCAGAGCAAGGTCGATGGGTGATTTCGACAACAATTTACTTCGCCAATTGTGTGACTTGTTGAGGAATGTGCCAGAAGATGGTGGTCGTGGTCCTACAAGGCGGCCTGTTGTAGATGAGTTTAAGGTGACGGAGTTACCTGAGTTTGACGGAGGCACTGATCCCGAGGACTACCTTGATTGGGAACGAAATATGGAGCGATTGTTCGAGTTCAAGGATGTTTCTGATGAGAAGCGTTGCAAATATGCTATTCTGAAATTGGTGAAGAATGCATCTTTGTGGTTCGAAAATTTCAAAGCAAATCGAGCAAAGGATGGCAAGGAAAAGCTGAACTCGTGGGAAGCCTTAAAGGGAAAGCTCAGAAAGAGGTATGTTCCGAGAAGCTATAAGATTGATCTATATCGGAAAGTTGCTGAATTGAGTCAGGGTAGTTTGTTAATTACCAATTACATTGCTGAATTTGAAAGACTCGCTTTAGTGAGTGATTTGGAGGAACTAGAGGAACAAAAGATGGCGAGGTTTTTTAGGGGATTGAATAAAAACATTGCTAATACCGTTGAGTTACAGAACTACGATTCCTATGATAGGCTATGCCAATTGTGTTTAAAGGTCGAGAGTCAATCGAAATTAAATCGTTCTAGCACTAGTTTTACTCCTAAGAGTAGTGGTTGGACTAAACCCGAGGGAGTTATGGCTGGAGGACCCATGTCTACAGTAGTCACGGCTGCCACCATACCTAAAACACTCACCCGTGATAAGCCTGAATCGAGTAACAAAGAAAGGAACCTAGCTAAGGTTCGTTGCTTCAAATGCCAGGGGTTTGGTCACTTCAAAAGTGATTGCCCTAACAAACGAGTTGTTACATTACGAGAGGCTATGGATTTGCGTGATGAGTTATCTTATGATTTAGCTGTTGAGGAAGAGGGACTATTTGTGTTGGATGAACAAGAGGAGACCGAGAATGAGGAGTTGTCTTATGAAGCTTCTATGTATGATACTTTGGTCTTACGACGTATGTTGCACTCTAAGGTTGAACCGGTGGTAGTAGAACAACGAGATCAGATTTTTCACACAAAATGTCAGGTTGGTGATAAGTGGTGTAGCGTAATTGTCGATGGTGGGAGTTTCACCAATGTTGCTGCTACGGAGTTGGTTGAAAAGCTTGCTCTTGTGACTATTCCGCATCCAAAGCCCTATACTTTACATTGGCTTGATGACGGTAGTAAAGTGAAAGTTTCGAAACAGGCCCGAGTTAATTTTGCTATGGGTCCTTACAAGGACGAGGTCTTATGCGATGTTATACCTATGGATGCGTGCCATTTGCTTTTGGGACGTCCTTGGCAGTTTGATAGGGATGTTACACACCATGGGAGAAGTAACGAGTACACTTTGTTCTCTGATGGTAAGAAGGTAACATTGAATCCTATGACTCCAAAGGCTATTCGTTCTATGTATTCGGGCAGAGGTAAGAACACGAGTTTAACCATGTTTGTTAATCAAAAGGAGGTTGAACAGGTGCTCAATGAAGGTGGGAATGTCTATGCGCTATTAGCCATAAATCAGTCCCAACCTCAAGTAAATGAACACGGTGCTATCAATGACTTACTTCTCGAGTTTACTGAGGTGTTTCCCGAGGATTTACCTACTGGTTTGCCTCCAATAAGAGGAATTGAGCATCAAATCAACTTGATTCCAGGAGCTTCATTACCTAATAAGGCTGCCTATCGAAGtaattgatgtgaacattatttgcgcacatttaataccctaattgagcctattttgcatacttttataacatttcatgaccattttatccgtcaaatccttcctatttgctttcctagtgcattttacatgttttgtaggaaagaagataataaggcggaaattctcgtctttcgtgcatatttggaagcttattgacgatatttgatggactaagtatgaagaggaagcaagaatgatgaccaaggaagaataaataaagagtatatggaggcatcttaggcttaaaagcaaaaagaaagggaatagcagATCAACCTGCGCGGGTCAAGTCTATCTGGAGCAGGATActgatgaacccgctcgggtcatttccaacccgctcgggttgaggctcaggacgcccatatttTGCTCGgaacgggcgtattcctggacaggagactttttccttgctacgtgaactacAATCAGCCCGTCTTCACCCTTGGACGCCCAGATTCGGCAAGcaacgaaaagagaagcccttctctccaaaaataccgggtcctccttgctcaacttaaaaagtttaattactagtttaacctttagttaaccctaatgcatcctccctaattttcactataaataccccattagtctaattagaggggcatgttcttcctatcaataattagtgtagttaatatcaatcaaatctctccttaatattgtaatcaagtattaatcaagttttaatccaagttttggttctttaatctctcttttgttcatcctttattttgggtaattgaagattatttgggttattattgggagattgacaacctctcaatcaagcattcaagtacttcttttatctttgctttattattggaatcattagtaggtataatctcttaatccctttttaattattgttaattactttcatttgttcatcatgtttcatattgttggtatgattgacaaccttgctagcatgttcaacatgatgatgagtgagtagtctcttagctagggttagtgggtgattaggggaaaccaacatggggaatgattcatgcttaaattaatatgctttcatgttttatttgcttgcttgttttgatctcaactcatgcacatgttatgtttgatgaaatgctaagcctatgaatccttgcatttactatcatctcctatcttttcaatgagacttgtaagacataacccaactcgagtctcattagaccatgcatgttgttgagtagggaagattaagtcgacttgtaggtgttgtacaatctaatcgattcggctcgggacccaaactttcctagattgtaagatataacccaactcaatccatcacaacaataattgcttgcttataatttgagaacatgtttgtatgatcatatcccataaTTCCCCTATAATcgcatgacaccctagtgctttttaatcaattgtttacatctttccttttgttgcttgtttattgcctttattagcctagaatcatcaacccattataattgtgacaaccccaagcataaccataattagattgaataatttgagtaaccaccgtcccatggatcgacctcgacttaccactagctagttgtatgttgagttttataaatgtgtttgattggatgagcgacgacatcaccccatcaaaatggcgccgttgccggggacggtgttgtttatttgaattgttcttttgtctagttttagttgtgcttcttcttgaggaattttggttccttgggaatttatttcttgtacttgttctttttcacat
The Silene latifolia isolate original U9 population chromosome 11, ASM4854445v1, whole genome shotgun sequence genome window above contains:
- the LOC141613947 gene encoding uncharacterized protein LOC141613947, with the translated sequence MGDFDNNLLRQLCDLLRNVPEDGGRGPTRRPVVDEFKVTELPEFDGGTDPEDYLDWERNMERLFEFKDVSDEKRCKYAILKLVKNASLWFENFKANRAKDGKEKLNSWEALKGKLRKRYVPRSYKIDLYRKVAELSQGSLLITNYIAEFERLALVSDLEELEEQKMARFFRGLNKNIANTVELQNYDSYDRLCQLCLKVESQSKLNRSSTSFTPKSSGWTKPEGVMAGGPMSTVVTAATIPKTLTRDKPESSNKERNLAKVRCFKCQGFGHFKSDCPNKRVVTLREAMDLRDELSYDLAVEEEGLFVLDEQEETENEELSYEASMYDTLVLRRMLHSKVEPVVVEQRDQIFHTKCQVGDKWCSVIVDGGSFTNVAATELVEKLALVTIPHPKPYTLHWLDDGSKVKVSKQARVNFAMGPYKDEVLCDVIPMDACHLLLGRPWQFDRDVTHHGRSNEYTLFSDGKKVTLNPMTPKAIRSMYSGRGKNTSLTMFVNQKEVEQVLNEGGNVYALLAINQSQPQVNEHGAINDLLLEFTEVFPEDLPTGLPPIRGIEHQINLIPGASLPNKAAYRSN